Part of the Vigna unguiculata cultivar IT97K-499-35 chromosome 3, ASM411807v1, whole genome shotgun sequence genome, TACATTATGTCTTCAAATATGACTGAAATGAAATGCATGGACATGGTAGAGTTAGATTATGTAGTGTTGCTTGGTGTAGTTATCGGTAGAGTTAGTGAAACTTATTCatcactttcttttcttttttctctcagATTTCTAATAATCATTTTTTCAAGTTCTAATAAAGTATGAGTTGAATTCACTAAAGATTGATATTACTTTTATTCCAAATGTTTAGATGATGGATTTATCAacattcatttttatatattttcaaactttttattttaacttaacgTAGATTTattcttgaatttttaatatttagtcaCTAAAACTTTAGTTTtcgaaaaaaatgttatattgaaattatttatattttatttatataataccATTCTTAAATCATGGGATATTAGGAGCACGTACGCATgtgattaataattaattagaacTTATTTTGTCTAAATAAAAGTGATTTGTGGAGTTTGTCTTTTTGGTTAGGTCAGGGAATATATTTGTAAAGAGTTCAAGCTTCTTCCTTTGACCCTACCCACGTGTAAAAACTTTCTcagatatttaataatttaatgcataaataaataaaatataataagattTGAAAAGTAGAatattctcttcttttttttctctttttttctcttatttagcTGTAAGCGTACGAGAATtgcaaatgatatttttatgcAATACACACGTTCCATATTTGAAACTAATGTTTCAGGATTCGATGGGATTAAAATTTGGGCTATTTTTTTCGCCTTTTAATTGCACGCGTTATTATGTTCCATTCAttcttcaagtttttttttttttatctcgaACAAACTAATTGTATTTATCCTCTGTGTTTTTTCAGTTGGGATGggtattttgttgatttttttttagtaaagtaGGGTCAAGTTAAGTAAACAAGCATggagaataaaaagaaagagaaaagagagaaaaatgaattttttttttcgtcatTGTGGTAGTTCATTAATTCACAATTTTTCGTAGTTGTGTAAATAATAATTGTTCAGAATTTAAGGAGAGGTGGAGGTTGAAcgggtgaaaaagaaaatatttaaattggaaGGTTAATTTAAGGTGAAAGATTTCATAGGGTTTAGGGTAACAAGAGGAAGAAGATAAGataaagataagataaaatGTACATTGGTAAAATAATAAGGGTCCAATGGTGGGTAATggaagagattaaaaaaaaggttttaataatagtttgttttttatattgaggtttttttatttgttttaattttttaattttttttattaatttgagtctcttcagaaaaaataaatcagtgtagtcctctatttttttttttaataactatttgttttcatttccttGATTCGATATTAATGCTATTTGAGAGAGgttataaatcaaaatttagATTATATTCTATCTTGAGATCTCTCTTTTGTGTTTCCAGGTTTtgatatgtaatattttttaaccaatggcatcttttagattttaaatttttttaatacatgacATATTCCAGAATCGATTTAAGGCCCAAAAAATGCCTCCAAATTTTtgtatacattatttttaatttttatcgaaatactaaaagattaaaaataataagtgtaaaaacttaaaacttaaaaaatattaccaaTTTCAGGTACGTGAACATAAACTTAATTTCTTTAAGAagaactaaataataaaaactaaataaataattaggcTTAAGccttcaatttatttatataatttttttaaccgaattttttaacaaaatttttaaaaacttggatcttatgtaaaaaatttaaatctatttatttttctttaaagtttTAAGTTAAGCCTTTAAAAATCGTCTGATTAAATTAAGGTTTACGTAAATGATATGAATTTTGTAactaatatgaaatatttaatatacaaataatttaaacaattacatagattaataaatatataacttgAAGATATTAtacacaaaattattatttatattatatttaaataaattgtgtCATCgtgtttaaaattatattttagatagtCATTATATACCTTTCCTACGTGGTCGactgaaattaaaatgaaggaAAATGTTTTCTTTACAACATTTGCACAAGTTGGTAATTTATATTTAgggatattttaattattacaaaagttaatttttgtatttgtaagaaaaaaagaaattaaaagataaaataacagAGGTAAACTATGTGTACAAATTTGTTATACGTCAAAAATAACAGTACCTAATGAATTTATTCCCATTAAACAGTGCATTTTACAATTTCACAATGTAGTTATTTTGATGTAACTATCATTCCTCTCTCATCTCACTATTTCATTGGGATGTTGTCCACACAGAACAGTGACACATGCACCCCACCTTAATCATTCAACCCATCAAAAACACCAACCAAATGAATttaaccaaaatcacaaaatcacTTTTGCCAAACcttttcattttgtttctacAAACAAATGCGTCTTATTTGTTCACCAAAACTTAAACATAATACTGGATTCTGTCGGTGTTATTTTGTGATTAGAGTTAGAACTTCAGTGCAATTATATATGTAATGAAAGATTTGAAAGAACAAGTTTGAAAGAGTGAGAAACAGGGAAATCCCTGGGACCATAAAGCACCCAAAACATTGTACTTAGGCAGAGAATGATGAATAAGCAAAAAAAGGAGTTGTCTTTGAGTGTTAGCTCAAACCACAATAACAGAAAATGGGGTAGTCaatgagagaatgagagagcaaaaagaaagaaagaagaacaacATGGAAAGCAAATAGCACACAAACACATTGGATCCCTTCATGGAAACACATATAAACTTGAACAACATTTGAAAACAGATAGAAAAAGGGGGAGCAATATTAAAGAGACCTCACAAATCACAACATAATGTGAACCCCACCATGTAAGTACATTATTGGTCTTTGATTCAAGTACAAGGACTGAAGGACCCCACTATTCAAAGCTTAACTCAACCATCTGCAAACACAAAAAATGCCACTCATAAATAATTTCCAAGCCACTTATGACCCCATCatgaaaaaacaagaaagacaCACACAGTCATAGTCATTGTTCATTACCTCGTTGGGTTGTTGAACTGAAAGTTGCAAAATCATGGGAAGAAGTGGGAATGGAAATTGAGAGCTGGGTGGTGGATGATTTGTCATCCAAATCTAGCCATGATCCTCTGCTCTTCGGGGGCCATTCATCGAAGAACCGATGAACAGTTCTCTGAGGTTCTTCTTTCCCAAGTTTCATGAAAGTTTCACACTTTATATCACTGCCAGTTCCTGATATGTAGCAACCCTGATCTTGCTGGGGCTGTTTTGAGTTGTTGCCACTGAGGCTCTGAAGTTGCAGGTAGGAGTACTCGTTGTTGTCGTTGGACAAACCAGAGCAACTCCTCTGTTTCGATGAGGAAGAAGAGCTTATGGTCAGTGGTGTGAGTTGCCATGAATCTTCCATCGAGGAAGCAGAGAAGCTTCTCATTGTTCCAGAAGGTTCCGTGAAGAAGGCATGCTCATCCACCTCCTCTTTCAGTCCATACACATACCTGTTCCTTTTCCAAGAACAAAAGGAGAATCACTCACATATCACTCAATGATAATAAGTACTTACATGTTggtctaaattataaaaagataacAGAATCAAATTTCTTTCCGGATTCTAAAATTtctataataaatatgttaacTTTAAAGTGTCTGTAAACTAATTAGAAAAAGCAGCATCATGTTCATttagcaaaaaaagaaaagatataaaTCTCTTGGACGAACCAAACATGATagatgtttgatttattttctgcTGCAAGTACTTGTTGAGATGTTATGTAAAGAAGAGCTATGTTATGTGTGTGGATATATATGTAAGTGTGAAGTAGTACAGCTTTTAGATATCAGAAAAAAGAACCTGCAGTCAGTGTTGTTATTCTGAGAGCAAGAAGCAGTGTCGAGAAACAAGGGGGCACTGTTGTCTTGAAATGACAAAGCAACACCGGAAGAGGGTCTTGAAGGATGATGATAGAGGAAGGAGTGGGGGGAATGTTGAGGGTGGTGGTGATGGTAAGTGTCATGAGAGAGAGAATGAGTGGTTGGAGAGAGTGCAGGACTGTTTTTGGTGATTGATAAGATTGTGGGGGTTGAGGCATCTGTGATCGTTGTTGCTGTCGTTGGTGATGTTTTCAAAACTTCCACAGGCTTTCTTGAACGGTTTTTCCCTCTGTGCATGTGCCTCTCGCAGTACTTTGAATCTGGATAAGCCTCCTTTGAGCACCTCCATTTCTTTCCATCTGTTCTCCTGCATCTACCTGGCTCAGGGTCTATTTTCCTCCCCAATCCCATCGGCAAATAGTTCCACCCAACTGCATGCACACCAAACAAACCAGAATCAACACAAACATCCACAAA contains:
- the LOC114177461 gene encoding growth-regulating factor 1-like isoform X1, with the translated sequence MNGRNRFPFTPSQWQELEHQALIYKYMASGISIPPDLLFTIKRTHLDSPLSSRLLPHHSQHFGWNYLPMGLGRKIDPEPGRCRRTDGKKWRCSKEAYPDSKYCERHMHRGKNRSRKPVEVLKTSPTTATTITDASTPTILSITKNSPALSPTTHSLSHDTYHHHHPQHSPHSFLYHHPSRPSSGVALSFQDNSAPLFLDTASCSQNNNTDCRNRYVYGLKEEVDEHAFFTEPSGTMRSFSASSMEDSWQLTPLTISSSSSSKQRSCSGLSNDNNEYSYLQLQSLSGNNSKQPQQDQGCYISGTGSDIKCETFMKLGKEEPQRTVHRFFDEWPPKSRGSWLDLDDKSSTTQLSISIPTSSHDFATFSSTTQRDG
- the LOC114177461 gene encoding growth-regulating factor 1-like isoform X2; translated protein: MNGRNRFPFTPSQWQELEHQALIYKYMASGISIPPDLLFTIKRTHLDSPLSSRLLPHHSQHFGWNYLPMGLGRKIDPEPGRCRRTDGKKWRCSKEAYPDSKYCERHMHRGKNRSRKPVEVLKTSPTTATTITDASTPTILSITKNSPALSPTTHSLSHDTYHHHHPQHSPHSFLYHHPSRPSSGVALSFQDNSAPLFLDTASCSQNNNTDCRYVYGLKEEVDEHAFFTEPSGTMRSFSASSMEDSWQLTPLTISSSSSSKQRSCSGLSNDNNEYSYLQLQSLSGNNSKQPQQDQGCYISGTGSDIKCETFMKLGKEEPQRTVHRFFDEWPPKSRGSWLDLDDKSSTTQLSISIPTSSHDFATFSSTTQRDG